In the genome of Labrus mixtus chromosome 21, fLabMix1.1, whole genome shotgun sequence, one region contains:
- the tap2t gene encoding antigen peptide transporter 2 — protein sequence MREVAACGLVILLFDGALCLALWVGLMLLKCPGCGGLAAVWAFGAAKWVALHLFTSTLTDGKPPAVLRRFSALLCLLSPVFESGQLLMAPPSAASTSLCPNLGTLLLGGASSSLACVVWEAGLCGDGKVKKERLDSRRLLLRVLKYFKPDALYVIAAFSALILGVYCDTYIPLYQGEVIDMLSGPVLQTSFCYTIGQLALFSLGSALFSGLRGGMFKCALARLNKRLQHLLFHTLLQQEVHFFDENNAGRLTSHLHFDVDRMGRTVALNANALLRSTVKTVLMLNVMLQLSWELTVLTCIEMPLLAVMQNKYNALSMKLKDQIQECQAQNKDLATQTISKMHTVRSFKAEKDELRRYDEAVERMSALQRKSRIYSSAFTFIRRLVGLGIKVWMLVEARSLISSGRLSIGGLVSFLLYQKPMSYSLREIMYSVGDTVSSVGVIDKVFSYLDRKPKCKPAGGLAHKKLQGRILFKNVTFTYPSASQDKPALKSVSLELQPGKMTALVGPSGSGKTSCVSLLKRLYEPQEGEILLDGEPLHHYDHKYLHQKVTLVSQNPLLFSGSLRYNIEYGLKDCSLETVTEAAKKANAHKFISELEDEYDTDIGECGGRLSGGQRQSIAIARALVRDPQVIVLDEATSKLDVEAQHAVLQEVLSCGRTVLVVAHQLKTVEKADHIIFMEKAQVVEEGTHRELMAKRGRYHRLKEELFSDSQ from the exons ATGAGGGAAGTCGCAGCATGTGGACTGGTAATTCTCCTATTCGACGGGGCGTTGTGTTTGGCGCTGTGGGTCGGACTCATGCTGCTCAAGTGCCCCGGCTGTGGTGGACTCGCAGCAGTTTGGGCCTTCGGGGCAGCGAAGTGGGTCGCCCTCCATTTGTTCACCTCCACGCTGACCGACGGAAAGCCGCCGGCGGTGCTGCGCAGGTTCTCGGcgctcctctgcctcctctctcccgtGTTTGAGAGCGGACAGCTCCTCATGGCTCCTCCCTCGGCGGCGTCCACCTCGCTGTGTCCCAACCTCGGCACGCTGCTCCTGGGCGGCGCGTCCTCCTCGCTGGCCTGTGTGGTTTGGGAGGCGGGACTCTGCGGCGACGGGAAGGTCAAGAAGGAGCGACTGGACTCCAGACGGCTGCTTCTGAGGGTGCTGAAGTACTTTAAACCAGACGCTCTTTATGTGATCGCAGCTTTCAGCGCTCTCATCCTCGGCGTCTACT GTGATACATACATCCCGTTGTATCAGGGGGAAGTCATCGACATGCTCAGCGGTCCTGTGCTGCAAACCAGCTTCTGTTACACGATTGGACAGCTCGCTCTTTTCTCTCTCGGaag CGCTCTGTTCTCGGGCTTGAGAGGAGGCATGTTTAAGTGCGCTCTGGCCAGACTGAACAAAAGGCTGCAGCACCTCCTGTTTCACACCCTCCTGCAGCAGGAAGTGCACTTCTTCGACGAGAACAACGCAG GGCGCCTCACATCCCACCTGCACTTCGACGTGGACCGGATGGGTCGCACCGTGGCGCTGAACGCCAACGCCCTGCTCCGCAGCACGGTCAAAACCGTCCTCATGCTCAACGTGATGCTGCAGCTCTCCTGGGAGCTCACCGTGCTCACCTGCATCGAGATGCCGCTGTTGGCCGTCATGCAGAACAAATACAACGCCTTGTCCATG AAGCTGAAGGATCAGATCCAGGAGTGCCAGGCGCAGAACAAAGACCTGGCGACTCAGACCATCAGTAAGATGCACACGGTCCGCAGCTTCAAGGCAGAGAAAGATGAACTGAGGAGGTACGACGAGGCGGTGGAGCGGATGTCGGCTCTGCAGAGAAAATCAAGGATCTACAGCTCAGCCTTCACCTTCATACGGAGG CTTGTGGGTCTGGGGATTAAAGTTTGGATGTTGGTCGAGGCTCGCAGTCTCATCTCGTCGGGTCGCCTCAGCATCGGAGGTCTCGTGTCCTTTCTCTTGTACCAAAAGCCCATGTCGTACAGTTTAAGG gaGATTATGTATTCTGTGGGAGACACGGTGTCCTCAGTCGGAGTCATCGACAAAGTGTTCAGTTATCTGGACAGAAAACCAAAGTGTAAGCCGGCGGGAGGTTTAGCTCACAAGAAGCTGCAGGGGAGGATCCTTTTCAAAAACGTCACCTTCACATATCCCTCAGCCTCTCAAGATAAACCCGCTCTGAAG TCGGTTTCTCTGGAGCTGCAGCCTGGAAAGATGACCGCTCTGGTGGGTCCGTCGGGCAGCGGGAAGACGTCCTGTGTGAGTCTCCTGAAGAGGCTGTACGAGCCTCAGGAGGGAGAGATCCTGCTGGATGGAGAACCGCTGCACCACTATGATCACAAATACCTCCATCAGAAG GTGACCTTGGTTTCCCAGAATCCTTTGCTGTTCTCTGGTTCGCTGCGGTACAACATTGAATACGGCCTGAAGGACTGCAGCTTGGAGACGGTGACAGAAGCTGCAAAGAAAGCCAACGCACACAAGTTCATCTCTGAGCTGGAGGACGAGTATGACACGG ATATAGGGGAATGTGGCGGCAGACTCTCGGGCGGACAGCGGCAGTCCATCGCCATCGCCAGAGCTCTGGTTAGAGACCCTCAAGTGATCGTACTGGACGAGGCCACCAGCAAACTGGACGTTGAAGCGCAGCATGCT GTTCTGCAGGAGGTTCTGTCCTGCGGTCGGACGGTCCTGGTCGTGGCTCATCAGCTGAAGACGGTGGAGAAGGCCGATCACATCATCTTCATGGAGAAAGCccaggtggtggaggaggggacgcACCGAGAACTGATGGCCAAGAGAGGACGCTACCATCGTCTGAAAGAGGAGCTGTTCTCTGACTCTCAGTGA